In Procambarus clarkii isolate CNS0578487 chromosome 53, FALCON_Pclarkii_2.0, whole genome shotgun sequence, the following proteins share a genomic window:
- the LOC123767059 gene encoding uncharacterized protein, with the protein MPAAPIPRVRQCGRLDKLSLSALEKFLLRAFYFLAKEGCTSTPEDLLGSGNHSPIITTLCEKDSLSPIEEIRSYLFPKLHMCYRQQLVDDLLIAMGSPEFDENMLVAELEFKFRSCDIVASTSDMNQIIQNYLKCLLLGYVTKLDFSELYAGESCWIARSRRILHTWGQVKGDGSEFTKGIKNNNVNTISVECMWKDLVFENSKAVGRGAIASAPYFRELLSINIDYVATGQLVWSIGCNCPLLQHLSLYLDTRDDRKYSKHFEDNLVDSLAALYGHKKYTPSFYRGRPLGCPKLQTLIMPLVGDHERLEVCTSKLLCYLPRLHAVHNVSTAKTFVALLSDEDFKRKPLSLKYIDESHSEEATTEDICEHFQLDMKFFFPKVTSIKIIQSKQRGGLRIMSYFPKVNNLEVITLELGELEFGSNFTRLTHFKSNCRWDEKKLAGFSQRAPNLEDLTFSPGSLHKHRKSRDSISFPVLKIIRLLNLDHIDPEPFTSLIKGTKVLTHLIIENGDYRIEALHSLTAVINDKTVAAILSSLKKLVVFRASLTKFVGNGRYAMTMKSVNSFLNSCPDLSEIGNLFHWDIPYQDVLALKQQAKDKNWDVNLFPPERL; encoded by the coding sequence ATGCCTGCTGCTCCGATCCCACGAGTCCGCCAGTGTGGCAGACTTGATAAACTGTCTCTGTCGGCATTGGAAAAGTTTCTTCTACGAGCTTTTTATTTTTTGGCCAAGGAAGGGTGCACAAGTACACCTGAAGATCTGTTGGGTAGTGGAAATCATAGTCCAATCATTACAACACTTTGTGAAAAAGACAGTCTCTCGCCAATTGAAGAAATACGTTCGTATCTCTTTCCGAAACTTCACATGTGTTATCGGCAACAGCTTGTAGATGACCTTTTAATTGCAATGGGCTCACCTGAATTTGATGAAAATATGCTAGTAGCTGAATTAGAATTTAAATTCAGATCTTGTGATATAGTTGCAAGCACCAGTGACATGAATCAGATAATTCAAAATTATTTAAAGTGTTTATTGCTTGGATATGTAACTAAACTAGATTTTAGTGAGCTCTATGCTGGAGAAAGCTGTTGGATAGCCAGATCCCGAAGGATTTTGCATACGTGGGGTCAAGTTAAGGGAGATGGCTCTGAGTTTACTAAAGGAATAAAAAACAATAATGTTAATACAATCAGTGTTGAGTGCATGTGGAAGGATCTGGTGTTTGAAAACAGTAAAGCTGTCGGAAGGGGAGCAATAGCCTCTGCTCCATACTTTCGTGAGTTGCTTAGCATCAACATTGATTACGTGGCAACAGGCCAGCTGGTGTGGTCAATAGGATGTAATTGTCCTCTTCTTCAGCATTTAAGTTTGTACCTAGACACAAGAGATGATAGAAAATATAGTAAACATTTTGAAGATAATTTAGTGGACAGTTTAGCTGCCTTGTATGGCCATAAAAAATATACACCATCGTTTTACCGAGGACGACCGTTAGGTTGTCCGAAACTTCAGACTTTAATTATGCCCTTAGTAGGGGATCACGAGAGGCTGGAGGTATGCACATCCAAGCTACTGTGTTATTTACCGCGTCTTCATGCTGTTCATAATGTAAGCACTGCAAAAACATTTGTAGCTCTTCTTAGCGATGAAGACTTCAAGCGTAAGCCTCTGTCACTCAAATATATTGATGAATCCCATTCAGAAGAGGCAACCACAGAAGATATTTGTGAACATTTTCAGTTGGATATGAAGTTTTTTTTTCCAAAGGTGACTAGCATTAAAATAATTCAGAGTAAGCAACGAGGCGGCCTCAGAATTATGTCATATTTTCCCAAAGTGAATAACCTGGAAGTAATTACATTAGAATTAGGGGAACTGGAATTTGGAAGCAACTTCACCCGCCTAACACATTTTAAGAGCAATTGCAGATGGGATGAAAAGAAACTGGCTGGTTTCTCACAGCGAGCACCCAACCTTGAGGACCTGACCTTTTCCCCAGGTTCTCTTCACAAGCACAGGAAATCCAGAGATTCCATATCTTTCCCAGTGCTGAAAATAATTAGGTTGCTCAATTTGGATCACATAGACCCTGAACCATTTACTTCATTGATCAAGGGAACCAAAGTTCTCACTCACTTGATCATAGAAAATGGTGATTATAGAATAGAGGCCCTTCACTCTCTGACTGCAGTtataaatgataaaactgttgcaGCTATTTTGTCATCGCTTAAGAAGCTAGTTGTGTTTCGTGCAAGTTTAACAAAGTTCGTTGGAAACGGTCGATATGCCATGACTATGAAAAGTGTCAACAGCTTTCTTAACAGCTGCCCAGATCTATCAGAGATTGGTAATTTATTTCACTGGGACATTCCCTACCAAGATGTATTGGCGCTGAAGCAACAGGCAAAAGACAAAAATTGGGATGTTAATTTATTTCCACCTGAGCGTTTGTGA